The following are from one region of the Methanospirillum hungatei genome:
- the acs gene encoding acetate--CoA ligase, whose protein sequence is MYYPDPCYRESALIHDYNELYHEFEKDPDAFWRRIASDLLWFKPWDKVRVWEHPHASWFTGAELNITYNCLERHVNNDRRNKVAIFWAGENGRERIFTYYQLYKDVMRMGNALKSLGVQKGDRVCIYLPGIPELVVSMLACARIGAVHTVVFAGYGAKALNERITGAGAKIVITADASVRRGGSIPLKPIVEEALIHAPTVEKVIILRTQEPKVGLLDDFELDYEELINQADRYCEPVHVNSEDPLFILYTSGTTGAPKGIVHAAGGYMVGAYYTTKYVLTLRENDVYWCTADPGWITGHTYGIYGPLLVGGTIFLSEYTPDYPDAGIWWKLVEDYGVTIFYTAPTAIRMFMRMGEEWPQKYDLSSLRLLGSVGEPLNPEAFEWFYKYIGKEKCPILDTWWQTETGMHMVTTMVGLPMKPGFAGKPIPGVVATVVDELGEPIPPGTTGYLAIKEPWPSMMKGVYQNDERYRQYWSFGKYGYYSSNDLAVMDEEGYIMLLGRSDDIIIVAGHNVGTAEIESALVSHSAVAEAAAIGKPDPLKGNIIKAFVILRNGVEQTPKLIHDLKYHVRIMLGPISVPAELDFVDNLPKTRSGKIMRRVLKAKEMGMDPGDISTLDE, encoded by the coding sequence GTGTATTATCCAGACCCTTGTTACAGGGAATCGGCTCTGATTCACGATTATAACGAATTATATCATGAATTTGAAAAAGATCCTGATGCCTTCTGGCGCAGAATCGCATCAGATCTTCTCTGGTTTAAGCCATGGGATAAAGTCCGCGTCTGGGAGCATCCCCATGCCAGCTGGTTCACCGGTGCAGAGCTAAATATTACTTATAACTGTCTGGAGCGGCATGTCAATAATGACCGGAGAAATAAAGTAGCAATATTTTGGGCTGGCGAAAATGGGAGAGAACGTATCTTTACTTATTACCAGCTCTATAAAGATGTCATGCGGATGGGTAATGCTCTTAAATCGCTCGGTGTTCAGAAAGGTGACCGGGTCTGCATTTACCTTCCTGGGATTCCTGAACTTGTTGTCTCGATGCTCGCATGTGCAAGGATTGGTGCTGTTCACACAGTTGTTTTTGCAGGATATGGTGCCAAGGCTCTGAATGAACGTATTACCGGTGCAGGGGCCAAGATAGTTATCACCGCAGATGCTTCAGTCCGTCGTGGGGGGAGTATCCCATTAAAACCAATCGTGGAAGAAGCCCTGATTCATGCTCCTACTGTCGAAAAAGTGATTATTCTCAGGACACAGGAACCAAAAGTCGGATTGCTTGACGACTTTGAACTTGATTATGAAGAACTCATCAATCAGGCAGACCGATATTGTGAACCGGTTCATGTTAATTCTGAGGATCCACTTTTTATTCTTTACACATCCGGTACGACTGGAGCTCCAAAAGGTATCGTTCATGCAGCCGGTGGCTACATGGTCGGTGCATATTACACAACAAAATATGTTCTAACTCTTCGTGAGAATGATGTCTATTGGTGCACAGCAGATCCCGGTTGGATCACTGGTCACACCTATGGGATTTATGGTCCCCTGCTCGTGGGTGGAACTATCTTCCTCTCTGAATATACCCCGGATTATCCTGATGCTGGCATCTGGTGGAAACTTGTCGAGGATTATGGAGTAACAATATTTTATACTGCTCCGACTGCAATCAGGATGTTTATGCGAATGGGAGAGGAATGGCCTCAAAAATATGATCTTTCTTCTCTCCGCCTTTTAGGCTCGGTTGGTGAACCACTCAATCCTGAAGCATTTGAATGGTTCTACAAATACATTGGTAAAGAAAAATGCCCAATTCTTGATACCTGGTGGCAGACTGAAACCGGTATGCACATGGTTACGACAATGGTCGGTCTTCCAATGAAACCCGGCTTTGCTGGCAAACCTATTCCTGGTGTTGTTGCAACAGTTGTTGATGAACTAGGAGAGCCAATACCACCAGGTACTACTGGTTATCTTGCAATCAAAGAGCCATGGCCATCTATGATGAAAGGAGTGTACCAGAATGATGAGCGGTACCGCCAGTACTGGAGTTTTGGAAAGTATGGATATTACAGCAGTAATGACCTGGCTGTCATGGATGAAGAAGGTTATATCATGTTACTTGGCCGTTCGGATGATATCATCATTGTGGCAGGACATAATGTGGGAACAGCTGAAATTGAAAGTGCGCTTGTGTCACATAGTGCCGTTGCAGAGGCCGCTGCAATTGGAAAACCTGATCCACTGAAAGGTAATATTATCAAAGCGTTTGTCATTCTTCGAAATGGAGTGGAACAAACACCCAAACTAATCCATGACCTGAAATATCATGTCCGCATTATGCTTGGACCCATTTCCGTCCCCGCAGAACTTGATTTTGTAGACAATTTACCAAAAACCCGAAGTGGAAAGATAATGCGACGTGTTTTAAAAGCAAAAGAGATGGGTATGGATCCAGGCGATATATCTACTCTGGATGAATAA
- a CDS encoding TATA-box-binding protein, which translates to MSATPDTSLRIENIVASAKISESLDLPQIASSIKDAEYNKKRFPGVVIRMQNPKIAALVFGSGKVVLTGAKSVESLNKGLEILGDLLRSLNIEIAQELTYKIQNIVTSADLGSGINLNKIAVGFNLERIEYEPEQFPGLVYRLEEPKVVVLLFGSGKLIITGGKEPEDAKKAVLKIVDDLKGLGLL; encoded by the coding sequence ATGTCTGCAACTCCAGATACTTCGCTCCGGATAGAAAATATCGTGGCATCAGCGAAGATTTCTGAATCCCTTGACCTCCCTCAAATTGCATCGAGTATAAAAGATGCAGAATATAACAAAAAAAGGTTCCCGGGTGTTGTGATCAGGATGCAGAATCCAAAGATTGCGGCATTAGTTTTTGGGTCAGGAAAAGTGGTTCTTACCGGGGCAAAAAGTGTTGAAAGCCTGAACAAGGGTCTTGAAATATTAGGTGACCTGTTACGTTCTTTGAATATTGAAATTGCGCAGGAACTAACGTATAAAATTCAGAACATTGTCACTTCTGCTGACCTAGGATCAGGAATTAATCTGAATAAGATAGCAGTCGGATTTAATCTTGAACGAATTGAGTATGAACCAGAGCAGTTTCCAGGTCTTGTATATCGTCTTGAAGAACCAAAAGTAGTTGTTCTTCTTTTTGGGTCCGGAAAACTTATCATCACTGGTGGAAAAGAACCCGAAGATGCGAAGAAGGCTGTTCTTAAGATAGTTGACGATTTGAAAGGGCTTGGTCTATTATAA
- the rpiA gene encoding ribose-5-phosphate isomerase RpiA: MSNTELSLQDKAKQRAGFKAADYISNGMIVGLGTGSTVAFTMARLKERISAERLSIYGVPTSLQTMMRAGALGIPLVGLEQVQTIDITIDGADQIDSELRLIKGRGAAHVRERIIADASKRIIIVADPSKLCADLTGPIPIEIVPFSLPHVLNRLNQMGGTIQVREGVKKDGPVISDNGNIILDYQPITILDPMQLETVINMIPGVVCCGIFAEFTHKTTVIIGEENGPRIIGL, from the coding sequence ATGAGTAATACAGAATTATCACTACAAGATAAAGCGAAACAACGAGCGGGATTTAAAGCCGCAGATTATATCTCCAATGGGATGATTGTTGGACTTGGAACAGGTTCTACTGTAGCCTTTACTATGGCAAGGCTAAAAGAGCGAATTTCTGCGGAAAGACTTTCTATATATGGAGTACCCACTTCTCTTCAGACCATGATGAGAGCTGGAGCACTTGGAATTCCTCTGGTTGGCCTTGAACAGGTACAAACAATCGACATCACCATCGACGGTGCAGACCAGATAGATTCTGAACTTCGTCTAATCAAAGGCAGAGGTGCAGCCCATGTCAGGGAACGAATCATCGCAGATGCATCAAAACGAATAATAATTGTTGCAGATCCTTCAAAACTCTGTGCAGATCTGACTGGTCCTATCCCCATTGAGATAGTCCCTTTTTCTCTTCCTCATGTTCTCAATCGTCTCAACCAAATGGGAGGTACTATTCAGGTTCGTGAAGGTGTTAAGAAAGATGGACCGGTTATATCAGATAATGGTAATATTATTTTAGACTATCAGCCGATTACCATCCTGGATCCGATGCAGTTGGAGACAGTAATTAATATGATTCCCGGAGTAGTCTGTTGCGGAATATTTGCAGAATTTACACATAAGACAACTGTAATAATCGGAGAGGAAAACGGACCAAGAATCATCGGATTATAA
- the surE gene encoding 5'/3'-nucleotidase SurE, translating to MISGSPPDTRATHYSIVNRKPCILLTNDDGVNSEGLWAAYDALSGWADVIVCAPATQQSAVGRSLSIFEPLRVNTVNRGEITAYAVGGKPTDSVILALFALNVKPDLVVSGINIGENLSFEAITTSGTVGAALEAANHGYPAVAFSLQIEDQKEKFEDARHLADRFSESKGVVKEVITRILEKGFPSFTHVLNVNVPSVITGGYEITHLAEHLFVTGVEKRLDPRGKPYYWINGPLVTDAPEGTDVHAIHKGNISITPITLDCTAYSGSEELRRMFLS from the coding sequence ATGATTTCAGGATCCCCTCCTGATACGAGAGCGACTCATTATTCTATTGTGAATCGAAAGCCTTGTATCCTTCTTACGAATGATGACGGAGTTAATTCCGAGGGATTATGGGCTGCCTATGATGCCCTGAGTGGATGGGCGGATGTTATTGTATGTGCTCCGGCAACCCAGCAGAGTGCTGTTGGGCGGTCTCTTTCAATTTTTGAACCACTTAGAGTAAATACAGTAAACCGCGGTGAAATAACTGCATATGCAGTCGGGGGAAAACCCACTGATTCCGTCATATTGGCACTTTTTGCACTCAATGTAAAGCCAGATCTTGTCGTTTCAGGAATAAATATAGGAGAGAACCTTTCTTTCGAGGCAATCACGACTTCCGGTACGGTCGGAGCTGCTCTTGAGGCAGCAAATCATGGATATCCCGCTGTAGCATTCTCATTACAAATAGAGGATCAAAAAGAGAAATTTGAAGATGCACGACATCTGGCAGATCGATTCTCTGAATCCAAAGGCGTTGTAAAAGAAGTTATAACCCGAATACTGGAGAAAGGATTCCCATCATTTACACATGTTCTAAATGTCAATGTCCCCTCAGTCATCACCGGGGGATATGAAATCACACATCTTGCTGAACATTTATTTGTAACAGGTGTTGAAAAGCGCCTGGATCCACGTGGAAAACCCTATTACTGGATAAACGGCCCATTGGTTACCGATGCTCCGGAAGGAACTGATGTTCACGCCATTCATAAAGGAAATATCTCAATTACTCCTATCACACTTGACTGTACAGCATATTCTGGATCAGAAGAACTTCGAAGGATGTTCTTATCATAA
- a CDS encoding ATP-grasp domain-containing protein: protein MNILIAEYTVSHDPTLAPEGRAMLDVLTNSFTKIGYAVYCPEERKDFSEEIARLGKICDEGIVIAPDYLLARFTKNLEDVTRNIGCNSFSIAVCANKRRTGQILQSHGIDVPKEVSSGKRIVKQISGCGAVGVRLTDGPAGDGEFGQEYIDGDHFSMSLVGGRVVGEVCLYYTGEGPLLLALNKQDIRFNSDGTVVYLGGKTPVDHPRKQEMYDCARKALEVLGCQGYVGIDMVVTPDRIVVVDVNPRPTTSIIGIAACMEEEIAQVLLDASYGKSPASVHLSGQASYTSEGQVTYDRS from the coding sequence ATGAATATTCTGATTGCTGAATATACTGTCAGTCATGATCCGACCTTAGCACCAGAAGGTCGCGCCATGCTCGATGTACTGACAAATAGTTTTACAAAAATAGGATATGCTGTTTACTGTCCGGAAGAAAGAAAGGACTTTTCTGAAGAGATTGCCAGACTCGGAAAGATATGCGATGAAGGGATAGTTATTGCTCCTGATTATCTGCTTGCACGGTTTACGAAAAATCTTGAGGATGTGACAAGAAATATCGGATGCAACTCGTTCTCAATAGCTGTGTGTGCTAATAAACGCAGGACCGGTCAGATCTTGCAATCACATGGGATTGATGTTCCAAAGGAGGTTTCATCAGGGAAACGAATCGTAAAACAGATCTCTGGATGTGGAGCTGTGGGTGTCAGACTGACTGATGGTCCGGCAGGAGATGGTGAATTTGGTCAGGAATATATCGATGGAGATCATTTTTCAATGAGCCTTGTTGGTGGTCGGGTCGTTGGTGAGGTCTGTCTCTATTATACTGGTGAAGGTCCGCTGCTTCTGGCATTGAATAAACAGGATATCAGGTTTAATTCGGATGGGACTGTCGTATATCTCGGGGGAAAAACTCCGGTGGATCACCCAAGAAAGCAGGAGATGTATGATTGTGCCCGGAAGGCGCTTGAAGTACTTGGCTGTCAGGGATATGTTGGGATAGACATGGTGGTAACACCTGACCGGATTGTTGTTGTTGATGTAAATCCCCGACCGACAACCAGTATTATCGGGATTGCTGCCTGTATGGAAGAAGAGATTGCTCAGGTTCTATTAGATGCATCGTATGGTAAATCACCCGCATCAGTGCATCTCTCCGGCCAGGCATCATATACATCCGAGGGTCAGGTCACATATGATAGGAGTTGA
- a CDS encoding hydantoinase/oxoprolinase family protein: MIGVDIGGANLKVVDERGAHIHYCPLWKETPIREILRGYSSAENAAVVMSGELADCFSSKQEGVEFIVAAVKDVFPRALFYGTDGTFHTTPVGELAAANWLVMADVLRDRYSDALLVDMGSTTTDIIPLNAWDHLKGQTDYSRLKSRLLVYYGLLRTPVSSLLRTVDLEGSQVGISTEYFACSGDAHVLVNLISSDEYTTATPDSCTPSREDCLRRMARMVCADVSEVGESAILNIAEAYIREEQLLITTTIRTVMEKYHCTRILAAGVGSGVLSTWLDAIDLHQEMGSLSDAMPAWAVREAMLRTV; this comes from the coding sequence ATGATAGGAGTTGATATTGGTGGGGCAAACCTGAAAGTTGTCGATGAGAGGGGGGCACATATACACTACTGTCCGCTCTGGAAAGAGACACCAATCCGGGAGATACTTCGGGGATATTCATCAGCAGAAAATGCAGCTGTCGTAATGAGCGGCGAACTTGCAGATTGTTTCTCATCTAAACAGGAAGGTGTTGAATTCATCGTTGCAGCAGTAAAGGATGTTTTTCCCCGTGCTTTGTTTTATGGTACTGATGGAACTTTTCATACAACTCCAGTCGGCGAACTTGCTGCAGCAAACTGGTTGGTGATGGCTGATGTCCTTCGGGACAGATATTCAGATGCTCTGCTTGTTGATATGGGGAGTACAACAACAGATATTATACCTCTGAATGCCTGGGATCATTTAAAAGGTCAGACTGATTATTCTCGTCTGAAATCCAGGCTGCTTGTTTATTATGGTCTACTGAGAACTCCTGTGTCTTCACTTCTCCGGACTGTTGATCTGGAAGGTAGTCAGGTAGGAATAAGTACTGAATACTTTGCCTGTTCCGGAGATGCTCATGTACTTGTGAATCTGATTTCATCTGATGAGTATACCACCGCAACCCCCGATAGCTGTACCCCTTCACGTGAGGATTGTCTCCGACGTATGGCCAGGATGGTATGTGCTGATGTTTCTGAAGTAGGAGAGTCAGCAATTCTCAATATAGCTGAAGCATATATCCGGGAAGAACAACTTCTCATAACCACTACAATCAGGACTGTGATGGAAAAATACCATTGCACCCGGATTCTTGCTGCCGGTGTTGGATCTGGTGTTTTATCTACCTGGTTGGATGCTATCGATCTTCATCAAGAAATGGGTTCTCTTTCTGATGCAATGCCTGCATGGGCAGTCCGGGAGGCAATGTTACGAACCGTTTGA
- a CDS encoding tetratricopeptide repeat protein yields MKIGAILPVLAIILLSIMTIGVVAEENVTGSGWYDQGLAAFESENYEEAVTNFLKAVEENPEDEQALFKLGGSYLMSGDVESALYAFQNVTTINPENGNAWSNIGMIYLVGKEKPDPVPALEALTQAVEYTPDDAGIWINKGIAHLLNTESDLALESFNKAIEIMPDSSRAYYWKGITLSDLGQPEESLEAYTKAIELNPQFKDALYAKGIAESALGKFDEAEATFNEVLTIEGDYSEPFLTVGSDSDVWDRKGRILFEVRSNPDEALVAFNKAIELNPANANALYYKGRVLYDQDDLTGAISAFDEAIAADPTMGVAHYWKGQVYIDQSDRSGAIAEFRTATELNPGLADAWYYLGGLLSDEGSYEEATTSLDKMIEIRPDLADPYYLKGLTQYQLDNYQDAEDSLEQATMLNSTQMTDDDRSKAFYTLGLSKVQNDDNQGASEAFAEAVVLNASNAVAWNDYGVVLNELDNHDEALKAFEEAIGISAENAEFHYNLGTTLNSLEKPEEAIASFDKAIEIEPSPRAYLAKGMALLILENYEEALGAFESAIALDDTKADLWAQKALTLYKLNRTDEALAAINKALSYDESWQYALDLKALIENPESGNTTELQSDAPALEMNESEESSENSN; encoded by the coding sequence ATGAAGATCGGAGCAATACTCCCGGTTCTTGCAATAATTCTCCTGTCAATAATGACGATAGGAGTTGTTGCAGAAGAGAATGTCACGGGATCCGGGTGGTACGATCAGGGGCTTGCAGCCTTTGAAAGTGAAAATTACGAAGAGGCAGTTACAAACTTCCTGAAAGCAGTAGAAGAGAACCCAGAGGATGAACAGGCCCTGTTCAAACTTGGTGGTTCATATTTAATGTCTGGCGATGTTGAATCAGCCCTGTATGCATTCCAGAATGTTACTACAATAAATCCTGAAAATGGGAATGCATGGAGTAATATCGGTATGATTTACCTTGTCGGTAAGGAAAAACCAGATCCAGTCCCCGCTCTTGAAGCATTGACTCAGGCGGTTGAATACACACCTGATGATGCAGGTATCTGGATTAACAAGGGAATTGCACACCTTCTCAATACAGAATCAGATTTAGCGTTAGAATCATTTAACAAGGCAATTGAGATCATGCCGGATAGTTCTCGTGCATATTACTGGAAAGGTATTACTCTCTCTGATCTCGGTCAGCCCGAAGAATCCCTGGAAGCGTATACCAAGGCAATTGAACTCAATCCTCAGTTTAAGGATGCTTTATATGCAAAAGGAATTGCAGAAAGTGCTCTTGGTAAATTTGATGAAGCAGAAGCAACTTTCAACGAAGTACTGACTATTGAAGGTGATTACTCTGAACCATTCCTTACTGTTGGCAGCGATTCTGACGTATGGGACCGGAAGGGAAGAATTCTCTTTGAGGTTCGCAGTAACCCTGATGAAGCACTTGTTGCATTCAATAAAGCAATCGAACTCAATCCGGCAAATGCAAATGCTCTCTACTACAAGGGACGTGTTTTATACGATCAGGATGATCTGACCGGCGCAATATCAGCATTTGACGAAGCAATTGCAGCAGATCCAACCATGGGTGTTGCACATTACTGGAAAGGTCAGGTTTACATCGACCAGAGTGACCGTTCAGGAGCAATCGCAGAATTCAGAACTGCAACCGAGTTAAATCCCGGTCTTGCCGATGCATGGTACTATCTCGGTGGTCTCTTAAGTGATGAAGGTTCCTATGAAGAAGCAACCACTTCACTTGACAAAATGATTGAGATTAGGCCAGATCTTGCTGATCCTTATTATCTGAAAGGATTGACTCAGTACCAGCTTGATAACTATCAGGATGCAGAAGATTCACTTGAACAGGCAACCATGCTTAACTCAACTCAGATGACTGACGATGACCGATCTAAGGCATTCTATACTCTTGGATTATCAAAGGTTCAGAATGATGACAATCAGGGTGCATCTGAAGCATTTGCTGAAGCGGTCGTTCTGAATGCATCTAATGCAGTTGCTTGGAATGACTATGGTGTTGTTCTCAATGAGCTTGATAACCATGACGAGGCTCTGAAAGCGTTTGAAGAAGCAATAGGAATTTCTGCAGAGAATGCTGAATTCCACTACAACCTGGGAACAACCCTCAATTCACTTGAAAAACCTGAGGAAGCAATAGCATCCTTTGACAAGGCAATTGAAATTGAACCAAGTCCGCGTGCATATCTTGCAAAAGGAATGGCTCTGCTCATCCTTGAGAACTATGAAGAAGCTCTCGGTGCTTTCGAATCTGCAATTGCACTTGACGATACAAAGGCAGACCTCTGGGCACAGAAGGCATTAACTCTCTATAAACTGAACAGAACCGATGAAGCACTAGCAGCAATAAACAAAGCACTCTCTTATGATGAGTCCTGGCAATATGCTCTTGATCTCAAAGCTCTAATTGAAAATCCGGAAAGTGGAAACACAACCGAATTACAATCAGATGCACCAGCTTTAGAAATGAATGAGTCTGAGGAATCTTCTGAGAACTCAAACTAA
- a CDS encoding tetratricopeptide repeat protein — translation MNEKELIMIRAAHHAKHEEFDLALSCIQMILDEDPDDSVAWFNKGYTLHLSGKLDEARDLFLELNEQYPEKTDVCFELSLLAIDTGNHDEAEEYLNKCIMLEPLSPQPRIELARMLYEAGDYERSKEIFTEALVFDPENGLIRMYLGLISVHLKKPDEAERWYLESLDHDPDNTEILFHCARLYEELGRRDDEIKCYNRLIEIDPEQIIPWLKKGMIYLIADDLSKAVLSFRMAARLDTESHLPHLLLGLVYNTLDRHEDAITSLEKAVALSPEPDILLQYGRVLGSSFQYKRALEIFDSVLQVRPDDSTAAEGYARTLYHLHRWEDLISFCEERREEDSDNPFWVTTIARTLGWHKDDPDMGITILKDWADAHVGTQAYLVLADLLVHIGRYDDARETLSSLVHDYPDDMQILYRYSSLLAQMKEFDLAAEQFEKLIAENPREGNLAYLAGQAYEQAGDPDRAIDLFSNALIAMPDNAEVWLARARVLFELGHFHEAGVNARQAAELDPDWFDAFLLKGMAEIQAEEYEKARISLTRATNLDPENPEGWGYLGDALLLSGEEPVAKICYERSLALDPDDSRVLDVYKTCMNNLLDRAGEDHPEEPILDENP, via the coding sequence ATGAATGAAAAAGAACTGATAATGATCAGAGCTGCTCATCATGCCAAACATGAAGAGTTCGATCTGGCACTTTCCTGTATACAGATGATTCTGGATGAAGATCCTGATGATTCCGTCGCTTGGTTTAATAAAGGATATACTCTCCATTTATCCGGAAAATTAGATGAAGCACGGGATTTGTTTCTGGAGTTGAATGAGCAATACCCGGAAAAAACAGATGTTTGTTTTGAACTTTCCCTCCTTGCAATTGATACCGGAAATCATGATGAAGCAGAAGAGTACTTAAACAAATGCATCATGCTTGAGCCATTGAGTCCACAACCACGGATAGAACTCGCAAGAATGTTGTATGAAGCTGGAGATTATGAAAGATCAAAAGAAATTTTTACTGAAGCCCTTGTCTTTGATCCTGAAAATGGTCTTATCAGGATGTACCTGGGTTTGATATCGGTTCATTTGAAAAAACCAGATGAGGCAGAACGTTGGTACCTGGAATCTCTGGACCATGATCCGGACAATACTGAAATCCTTTTTCATTGTGCCCGGTTATATGAGGAACTTGGAAGACGGGATGATGAGATTAAATGTTACAATCGTCTGATTGAGATTGATCCTGAACAAATAATTCCCTGGTTGAAAAAGGGAATGATCTATCTGATCGCTGATGATCTTTCCAAAGCAGTCCTCTCTTTTCGGATGGCTGCCCGATTGGACACAGAAAGCCATCTCCCCCATCTGCTTCTTGGGCTCGTATACAACACCCTCGATAGGCATGAAGATGCGATCACCTCACTTGAAAAAGCGGTTGCATTATCTCCTGAACCAGACATTCTGTTGCAATATGGGCGTGTATTAGGTTCATCATTTCAATATAAGAGAGCATTGGAGATTTTTGACTCTGTACTACAGGTACGACCGGATGACAGCACTGCTGCAGAAGGATATGCCCGAACACTTTATCATCTGCACCGGTGGGAAGATCTGATTTCATTTTGTGAAGAGCGAAGAGAAGAGGATTCTGACAATCCATTCTGGGTAACTACGATTGCACGGACTCTTGGATGGCACAAAGATGATCCAGATATGGGAATTACCATTTTAAAAGATTGGGCTGATGCTCATGTCGGGACACAGGCGTATCTGGTTCTGGCTGATCTACTCGTTCATATTGGAAGATATGATGATGCTAGGGAGACCTTGTCGTCTTTGGTACATGATTATCCAGACGATATGCAGATATTATACCGGTATTCATCGCTTTTGGCACAGATGAAAGAATTTGATCTGGCAGCTGAGCAGTTTGAAAAATTAATAGCTGAAAATCCACGAGAAGGAAACCTTGCTTATCTGGCAGGACAGGCATATGAACAGGCCGGTGATCCAGACCGGGCGATTGACCTTTTCTCAAATGCACTGATTGCAATGCCGGATAATGCGGAGGTCTGGTTAGCTCGTGCACGTGTTTTGTTTGAACTGGGTCACTTTCATGAAGCAGGTGTAAACGCTCGTCAGGCAGCAGAGCTTGATCCTGATTGGTTTGATGCATTCCTTCTAAAGGGAATGGCAGAAATCCAGGCTGAAGAGTATGAAAAAGCTCGAATCAGCTTGACCCGTGCAACAAATCTTGATCCAGAGAATCCGGAAGGCTGGGGTTACCTGGGTGATGCTCTTCTTTTATCTGGTGAGGAACCGGTAGCAAAAATATGTTATGAACGATCACTGGCGCTTGATCCTGATGATAGTAGGGTTTTGGACGTTTATAAGACCTGCATGAATAACCTTCTTGATCGAGCTGGAGAGGATCACCCTGAAGAACCTATATTGGATGAAAATCCGTAA
- a CDS encoding replication factor C small subunit produces the protein MEESHAIWIEKYRPRVLEDIIGQQEIIERLRSYVAKREMPHLLFTGNAGTGKTTAAVALAREFFGEDWQMNFRELNASDERGIDVVRNQIKQFARTSPFGASTFKILFLDEADALTTDAQSALRRTMETYAQTCRFILSCNYSAKIIDPIQSRCAIYRFRPLGRHAVAEMVQRISADQNLTVSEEVIDAIFYVAQGDMRKAINALQGAAILGREISPPMIFAITATARPEEIDDLIDLSIAGNFLGAGSALQALLHDRGIAPQELIGQLYRAIIKRDLSETIKVRLIDALGETDFRLSEGAGSDIQMQSLIAKFVMYCGNNSR, from the coding sequence ATGGAAGAATCACATGCTATTTGGATAGAAAAATACAGGCCCAGAGTACTTGAGGATATTATTGGACAGCAGGAAATCATTGAGCGATTACGTTCCTACGTCGCTAAACGAGAGATGCCTCATCTACTCTTTACCGGAAATGCAGGGACTGGAAAGACTACAGCTGCAGTAGCATTGGCCCGTGAATTTTTTGGTGAAGACTGGCAGATGAATTTTAGGGAGCTGAATGCATCTGATGAACGAGGTATTGACGTTGTCAGAAACCAGATCAAACAATTTGCCCGGACATCTCCGTTTGGAGCATCAACATTTAAGATTCTTTTTCTGGATGAAGCAGATGCTCTTACCACTGATGCTCAGTCAGCTCTTCGGAGAACAATGGAGACCTACGCTCAGACTTGCCGGTTTATTTTATCCTGTAATTACTCGGCGAAGATAATTGATCCTATCCAAAGCAGATGTGCCATTTATCGGTTCAGACCCTTAGGAAGACATGCAGTAGCTGAGATGGTCCAAAGAATTAGTGCAGATCAGAACCTGACAGTGAGTGAAGAAGTCATCGATGCAATTTTTTATGTTGCACAAGGTGATATGCGAAAAGCCATTAATGCCCTTCAGGGAGCCGCAATACTTGGTCGTGAAATCAGCCCTCCCATGATTTTTGCCATTACTGCAACAGCACGGCCTGAGGAGATTGACGATCTTATCGATCTTAGTATTGCAGGAAATTTTCTCGGAGCTGGGAGTGCACTTCAGGCACTTCTCCATGACCGGGGTATTGCTCCCCAGGAATTGATCGGACAGTTATACCGTGCAATTATTAAACGGGATCTATCAGAGACCATTAAAGTCCGACTCATTGATGCCCTTGGTGAAACCGACTTCCGTTTATCTGAAGGAGCCGGAAGCGATATTCAGATGCAATCTCTCATCGCAAAATTTGTGATGTACTGTGGAAATAATTCAAGATAA